Below is a genomic region from Buchnera aphidicola (Nurudea yanoniella).
TTGAACGATTTATAGGAATTTTAATAGAAGAATATTCTGGAAATTTTCCAATTTGGTTAGCTCCTGTACAAGTAGTTTTAATAAATGTAAATAAGAATCACATAAAATATGTTGAAATGTTATTTAATAGTTGGATTTTTTTAGGTATACGAGTTAAATTAGATATACGGGCTGAAAAAGTAGGTTTTAAAATCCGAGAACATGTATTACAAAAGGTTCCATACTCTGTAATTTGTGGTGATAAAGAAGTTTTAAATGAAAAATTAACATTTAGAACAATATTTGGAAAAGTTTTTTCACTTGTTGATATAAAATATTTTGTTGAAAAATTAAAAAAAGAAATTACTAATAGAGAGTTGTATAATTTGGAGGAATAAAGTATTAAAGGCGGAAAAAAAATACAAATAACGAAACCAAATCGTATAAATCATAGCATTCGTGCTGCTAAAGTACGTTTGACTGATTTTTATGGAAAACCAGTTGGTATTGTTACCTTAGAAGAAGCTTTAAATAAAGCAAAAGAAGTAGGAGTAGATTTAGTAGAAATTAGTCCAAATTCTGAACCACCAGTATGTCGTATTATGAATTATGGAAAATTTTTATATCAGAAAAGTAAATCAATTAAAAAACAGAAAAAGAAACAAAGAATTATTAATGTTAAAGAAGTAAAATTTAGACCTGGAACAGACGAAAGCGATTATCGAATTAAATTAAAAAATTTAATTCGTTTTTTAAACAATGGAGATAAAGTTAAAATTACTTTGCGATTTCGTGGACGTGAGATGGTTCATCAACAGATAGGAATAAAAGTATTGAGTCGTGTTAAAAATGATTTGAAAGATTTTTCTGTAATAGAAACATTTCCGTCTAGAATTGAAGGTCGTCAAATGATCATGATTTTAGCTCCTAAAAAAAAATGATAGTTAGATTTTTTTACTTTAAACTATATATAAAATTGGAGTATTTATGCCTAAAATTAAAACTTTGCGTAGCGCGTTTAAACGATTTAAGAAGACTGCATCTGGTAAATTTAAACGTAAACAAGCTAATTTACGGCATATTTTAACAAAAAAATCTCCAGATCGCAAACGTCATTTACGATTTAAAGTTATAGCATCTAAAGGAGACAATAATAAGATTCGTTTATTTTTACCTTATTTGTAAATTAATTTAAAAGTAATATGTGTGAAAGGAGAACGAGATATGGCTCGTGTGAAACGTGGAGTAGTTGCTCGTGCTCGTCATAAAAAAATATTAAAAAAAGCTAAAGGATATTATGGTGCACGATCAAGAACGTATAGGTCATCCTATCAAGCAGTAATTAAAGCTGGGCAATATGCTTATCGAGATCGTCGTCAGAGAAAACGTCAATTTAGAAAACTTTGGATTTCTCGTATTAATGCAGCAGTTCGAGAAAACAGGATTTCTTATAGTCAATTTATATATGGTTTGAAAAAGGCATCAATAGATATTAATCGAAAAATGTTATCTGAGATAGCAATGTTCGATAAAAAAACATTTAACTCATTAATACACAATTCAAAAAATGCTTTGCAAAAATAATTAATAGTTAGGAGGGAGTGGCTGATCTCTCCTTACTTTGTAATTTATTTATGATAAAATAATGATAAAAATTGATTATAAAGTTTAAGTAACCACTGTATATATTAATTATGTATTATTTGCAGTTACTCTATTATTTTAAAGAGCTTCCAATTTTGGAGGCTTTTTAGCATGTTAGATATTTTTAAAAATATTTGTAAGATAAAATTAGTCAAATAATATTTTAGTAATTTTAAAATAAGGAGAAGATTTTGTTTAGTTTTTTGAAGTTAGTAAAATGTATACGATTAGAAATAAAAAAAATTAAAACATTAAAGGAATTAGATGAATTACAAAAAAAATATTTAGGAAAAGGTGGGTATATTTCTTCGAAAATATTGCAATTACGTAATATGTCTGCAGATGAAAAAAGAAAAAATGGAACTATTCTTAATGATTTTAAGGTTTATTTAAAAAAAGAAATTAAAAAGTGTAAAATAAAAATAGAAACATCGTATCGTAGTCTTTTATCGAAAAAAAAATTTGTTGATGTATCTCTAGCTGGTCGTCGAAATGCTTTAGGTTCATTTCATCCGATAACTAAAACAATGAATGAAATAGAAAATTTTTTTTTAAGACTAGGATTTGAGATAATTAGGGGTCAAGAGATAGATGATGATTATCATAATTTTGATGCTTTGAACATTTCAAAAAATCATCCTTCTAGAACTAGTCACGATACTTTTTGGTTTGATTCTCACCGTTTATTACGAACTCAAACATCAAATATGCAAATTAGATGTATGAAGAACATGAAATTACCTATTAAAGTTATAGTTCCAGGAAAAGTATATAGGAAAGATTCTGATAATACTCATACTCCTATGTTTCACCAAATTGAAGGATTAGTGATTGATAAAAATGTAAATTTTTCTAATTTAAAATGGATTATTCAATCATTTCTAAGTTATTTTTTTTACAAGAATATTGATATTCGATTTCGGCCTTCTTATTTTCCTTTTACTTTTTTATCATCTGAAGTAGATATTTTAGGAAGTAATAAAACATGGTTAGAAATTTTGGGTTGTGGTATGGTACATCCAAACGTACTAAAAAATGTCAATGTTGATTCTGATACATA
It encodes:
- the infC gene encoding translation initiation factor IF-3, producing the protein MKGGKKIQITKPNRINHSIRAAKVRLTDFYGKPVGIVTLEEALNKAKEVGVDLVEISPNSEPPVCRIMNYGKFLYQKSKSIKKQKKKQRIINVKEVKFRPGTDESDYRIKLKNLIRFLNNGDKVKITLRFRGREMVHQQIGIKVLSRVKNDLKDFSVIETFPSRIEGRQMIMILAPKKK
- the rpmI gene encoding 50S ribosomal protein L35 is translated as MPKIKTLRSAFKRFKKTASGKFKRKQANLRHILTKKSPDRKRHLRFKVIASKGDNNKIRLFLPYL
- the rplT gene encoding 50S ribosomal protein L20: MARVKRGVVARARHKKILKKAKGYYGARSRTYRSSYQAVIKAGQYAYRDRRQRKRQFRKLWISRINAAVRENRISYSQFIYGLKKASIDINRKMLSEIAMFDKKTFNSLIHNSKNALQK
- the pheS gene encoding phenylalanine--tRNA ligase subunit alpha, encoding MFSFLKLVKCIRLEIKKIKTLKELDELQKKYLGKGGYISSKILQLRNMSADEKRKNGTILNDFKVYLKKEIKKCKIKIETSYRSLLSKKKFVDVSLAGRRNALGSFHPITKTMNEIENFFLRLGFEIIRGQEIDDDYHNFDALNISKNHPSRTSHDTFWFDSHRLLRTQTSNMQIRCMKNMKLPIKVIVPGKVYRKDSDNTHTPMFHQIEGLVIDKNVNFSNLKWIIQSFLSYFFYKNIDIRFRPSYFPFTFLSSEVDILGSNKTWLEILGCGMVHPNVLKNVNVDSDTYTGYAFGLGIERITMLIYGISDIRIFFENDLKFLRQFK